From a single Synergistaceae bacterium genomic region:
- a CDS encoding serine dehydratase subunit alpha family protein: CALKVGTGALEAYHAALLVFDGHYPEPQGLVDETIEKTVSNMVQVSVHGMQNLDRAIIDVIAGRFS; this comes from the coding sequence CGTGTGCGCTGAAGGTCGGCACAGGGGCTCTCGAGGCCTATCACGCCGCCCTGCTGGTCTTCGACGGTCACTACCCGGAGCCGCAGGGGCTGGTGGACGAGACGATCGAGAAGACGGTGAGCAACATGGTCCAAGTCTCCGTCCACGGCATGCAGAACTTGGACAGGGCGATAATAGACGTTATAGCGGGCAGATTCAGCTGA
- a CDS encoding HD domain-containing protein — MTFHDAAARWLEGYINSFAEDGVLPPLMEVKRVHSLRVRDIAVKIARELGWTGELLDSAVTAALLHDTGRFPQYAGWGTYYDGASTDHGDLGESALRERFPADLARSCPRWEDILLAVRLHNKRELPGDVPPRALPIAKIVRDSDKLDVFGLVRSHVQEGRIKELLTAIDPDGGYSEALLVELGSDGRASYQNVKSLPDFLLVQLSWVLDMNYAPSFRMLREAGTLSWIAKTLPRKDSVDRFIDSVLDHASLMESA; from the coding sequence ATGACGTTTCACGATGCCGCCGCCAGGTGGCTTGAGGGGTACATAAACTCCTTCGCGGAGGACGGGGTTCTGCCGCCGCTGATGGAGGTGAAGCGGGTGCACAGCCTCCGCGTCAGGGACATCGCGGTAAAGATAGCCAGGGAGCTCGGATGGACCGGTGAACTGCTCGACAGCGCGGTGACCGCGGCGCTTCTTCACGACACCGGCCGTTTCCCCCAGTACGCCGGGTGGGGGACGTACTACGACGGCGCGTCGACAGATCACGGGGACCTGGGTGAGTCGGCCCTGCGGGAGAGATTCCCCGCCGACCTGGCCCGGTCGTGCCCTCGGTGGGAGGACATACTGCTGGCAGTGCGCCTTCACAACAAGAGGGAGCTGCCCGGCGACGTACCGCCTCGCGCCCTGCCCATCGCGAAGATAGTCCGTGACAGCGACAAGCTTGACGTGTTCGGTTTGGTGCGCTCTCATGTCCAGGAGGGGCGCATCAAGGAGCTGCTCACTGCGATCGACCCGGACGGAGGCTACTCGGAGGCGCTGCTCGTCGAGCTGGGGTCCGACGGAAGGGCCTCTTACCAGAATGTCAAGTCGCTGCCCGACTTTCTTCTGGTGCAGCTCTCCTGGGTGCTGGACATGAACTACGCTCCATCTTTCAGGATGCTGAGGGAGGCCGGGACCCTGAGCTGGATAGCGAAGACCCTGCCCCGGAAGGACTCGGTGGATCGTTTCATAGACTCGGTCCTCGACCACGCGTCGCTGATGGAGAGCGCCTGA
- a CDS encoding PQQ-binding-like beta-propeller repeat protein, protein MKTIELVVRVKWCVVALLVAVVLLPAAEASGWSGELLWSYDAMSPVSGSPVSAGDLIITGDDTGWLHAVEKSSGRGVWTFNTGATINGAPAILGGNAFVGGADGTLLAVDIATGSVRWRFTPSGEYVSLSIWASPAAGDGKVFFNSSDGKTYALNAENGSLLWAYDTGRELRSSPVYGDGLLFVGAYEGLFHALDAKTGKRLWGGGSGGPIGTPAVSDGVVYFGAWDGAIQAVRIKSVIPLWKHTAGEAITTAPSVSGGRVFFGTINGKLVALEAASGRPLWEFPVPGGVHSNPAVHDGLVFFGSVGGAFHALDAATGQERWRFESSREIMSSPLVDGGVVYFGGHDGWVRAFR, encoded by the coding sequence GTGAAAACAATCGAACTTGTCGTGCGTGTAAAGTGGTGCGTCGTCGCTCTGCTGGTCGCTGTCGTCCTCCTTCCCGCCGCGGAGGCTAGCGGCTGGAGTGGCGAGCTCCTGTGGAGCTACGACGCGATGTCCCCGGTATCGGGGTCGCCTGTCTCGGCGGGCGATCTGATCATCACAGGGGACGACACCGGCTGGCTGCACGCGGTTGAAAAAAGCTCGGGGCGGGGCGTGTGGACCTTCAACACGGGGGCGACGATCAACGGCGCGCCCGCCATCCTCGGAGGGAACGCTTTCGTCGGCGGTGCGGATGGCACACTGCTCGCGGTCGACATAGCCACCGGGTCGGTCAGATGGAGATTCACCCCCTCCGGCGAGTACGTCTCGCTCTCCATATGGGCCTCTCCGGCGGCAGGGGACGGCAAGGTCTTCTTCAACAGCTCGGACGGGAAGACATACGCGCTGAACGCCGAGAACGGATCCCTCCTCTGGGCCTACGACACGGGCAGGGAGCTTCGCTCGTCCCCCGTCTACGGCGACGGACTCCTCTTCGTCGGTGCCTACGAGGGGCTCTTTCACGCCCTCGACGCCAAGACGGGCAAGAGGCTGTGGGGAGGCGGCAGCGGCGGGCCGATCGGCACCCCGGCGGTGTCGGACGGGGTCGTCTACTTCGGCGCCTGGGACGGAGCGATTCAGGCGGTGCGCATAAAGAGTGTGATCCCCCTGTGGAAGCACACTGCGGGAGAGGCCATCACCACAGCGCCGTCCGTATCGGGAGGAAGGGTCTTTTTCGGGACGATAAACGGGAAACTCGTCGCACTCGAGGCCGCGTCGGGAAGGCCGCTCTGGGAGTTCCCCGTCCCGGGCGGGGTGCACTCCAACCCTGCGGTTCACGACGGGCTGGTCTTCTTCGGCAGCGTCGGGGGTGCCTTCCACGCGCTGGACGCCGCAACCGGGCAGGAGCGTTGGCGTTTTGAATCATCGCGCGAAATCATGTCCTCGCCGCTGGTCGACGGTGGCGTCGTCTATTTCGGAGGGCACGACGGATGGGTGCGCGCCTTCCGATAG
- a CDS encoding response regulator: protein MQAEMDLKSRIANLEDALAASEDESRKMAAFIANMSHEIRTPLNTIIGVVALFQDTKLDFEQKKFVEMLSASSSDLLQLVEELLDMSRLKTGGLELQESPVPVRSCFSQAVRPLAMAARERRVQVELTIPPSVPEFLLGDSHRLRQTLRNIVATAIALTARGAILINVVPEEETNESVMLHVTIEHPSNRASNDRIRAMLDHSALDRTEFSQAYEGTGIGLIISEGIAEAAGGALWAESLEDERNVFHLTLNLKKIPSPASQSPENLPKTQEENLDPAQLPAELSILVVDDNNFNRSLTRSILRKKGGPGWTIDLAKGGEEALRMVAEKEFDLVFMDIQMPGMNGLDTTREIRAREGADTRLPVVAMTAYAMEGDRQMCLDAGMNDYIAKPVDPDELVEIILRNTAPG, encoded by the coding sequence TTGCAGGCTGAGATGGACTTGAAGAGCAGAATTGCGAACCTCGAGGATGCTCTGGCCGCGTCAGAGGACGAGAGCAGGAAGATGGCGGCTTTCATAGCCAACATGAGCCACGAGATTCGCACGCCCCTCAACACAATAATCGGCGTGGTCGCCCTTTTTCAGGATACCAAGCTCGACTTCGAGCAGAAGAAGTTCGTCGAGATGCTGTCTGCTTCCTCGAGCGACCTTCTGCAGCTGGTGGAGGAGCTGCTCGACATGTCGCGCCTGAAGACAGGCGGGCTCGAGCTGCAGGAGAGCCCTGTCCCCGTGCGCTCCTGTTTCTCCCAGGCGGTGCGCCCTCTCGCCATGGCGGCGCGCGAGCGGAGGGTGCAGGTCGAGCTCACCATCCCCCCCTCCGTTCCGGAGTTCCTGCTGGGGGACAGCCACCGACTGAGACAGACCCTCAGGAACATCGTCGCAACTGCCATCGCCCTCACCGCGAGGGGGGCAATCCTTATCAACGTGGTGCCCGAGGAGGAGACGAACGAATCCGTCATGCTCCACGTCACCATCGAGCACCCCTCCAACCGGGCCTCCAACGACAGGATAAGAGCCATGCTCGACCACTCCGCCCTCGACCGCACCGAATTCTCGCAGGCGTACGAGGGAACGGGCATCGGCCTGATAATCTCGGAGGGCATAGCCGAGGCCGCGGGAGGCGCACTGTGGGCAGAGAGTTTGGAAGACGAGCGGAACGTCTTCCACCTGACGCTGAACCTCAAGAAGATCCCCTCCCCGGCATCGCAGTCCCCCGAGAATCTGCCGAAGACGCAAGAGGAGAACCTTGATCCGGCGCAGCTCCCCGCCGAGCTCTCCATACTGGTGGTCGACGACAATAACTTCAACAGGAGCCTCACCAGGTCAATACTCAGGAAAAAGGGAGGGCCCGGTTGGACCATAGACCTCGCCAAGGGGGGCGAGGAGGCGCTGCGGATGGTGGCGGAGAAGGAATTCGACCTCGTGTTCATGGACATCCAGATGCCCGGAATGAACGGGCTGGATACGACCAGGGAGATACGCGCCAGAGAGGGCGCGGATACCAGACTGCCGGTGGTGGCTATGACCGCCTACGCGATGGAGGGGGACAGACAGATGTGCCTGGACGCCGGGATGAACGACTACATAGCCAAGCCGGTGGACCCCGACGAACTGGTTGAGATAATCCTGCGCAACACGGCGCCGGGCTAA
- a CDS encoding SpoIIE family protein phosphatase — protein sequence MSVTEILASLSFSTVDEFALHREGLLHLFRSVCGPRRGMRLFTAVNEAANNALFHGNNGLPDARVELRVLKEGEALSVSIRSEGGCFAHDLRPDPEVFMDFEMESGRGVQIILHLVDEVTLEESGRMVVLRMRNEAPEERQASPPAPSPFPLAVEIAGFRFNGMNLLDMFGESLVVWETSTDRIIYMNEAARVLYGYSLEETDDLTIDEVYPARDASAGRVFSVTTTMHRKKGGVFFPVQATFRSLAQDTDEIMMMVVTDVSQETLAKEDVALASAIQRGFLPGDLTGEPDVEVRSIFRPMFMISGDLFGYHWDPEDRVLNGYLFDLMGHGVPAALQTSAMLVLFRQAFEDEEMIGTSLLEKLQWVNAIAAERFLSESFAAAICFSLNLREMSLSYCSAGVNAFLHGSGGVMSKASSPGSLLGLSRRVEFGTGEISTKSGDYFIFTSDGFLDLMHGSEDLAMSFNEAYDHLFTIGYSGASKDDLSALCVHVR from the coding sequence ATGAGCGTTACCGAGATCCTGGCTTCGTTGTCGTTCAGCACGGTGGACGAGTTTGCCCTTCATAGGGAGGGGCTGTTGCATCTGTTCCGCTCTGTTTGCGGTCCCAGGAGGGGCATGAGGCTGTTCACGGCCGTCAACGAGGCCGCGAACAACGCGCTCTTTCACGGCAACAACGGTCTGCCCGACGCGCGGGTGGAGCTGCGCGTCCTCAAGGAAGGAGAGGCGCTTAGCGTCTCGATAAGGAGCGAGGGGGGCTGCTTCGCGCACGACCTCAGGCCGGACCCGGAGGTCTTCATGGACTTCGAGATGGAGTCCGGGCGCGGGGTGCAGATCATCCTGCACTTGGTGGACGAGGTCACGCTGGAGGAGTCCGGCAGGATGGTCGTTCTGAGGATGAGGAACGAGGCCCCGGAGGAACGGCAGGCATCGCCGCCCGCTCCGTCCCCGTTTCCGCTGGCGGTGGAGATAGCCGGCTTCCGGTTCAACGGCATGAACCTGCTGGACATGTTCGGCGAGTCGCTCGTCGTCTGGGAGACGAGCACGGACAGGATCATCTACATGAACGAGGCGGCCAGGGTACTGTACGGCTACTCCCTGGAGGAGACGGACGACCTGACTATTGACGAGGTCTACCCGGCGCGCGACGCGTCCGCCGGCAGGGTCTTCTCCGTCACGACGACCATGCACAGGAAGAAGGGCGGGGTGTTCTTCCCGGTCCAGGCCACTTTCCGCTCGCTTGCGCAGGACACGGACGAGATAATGATGATGGTCGTGACGGACGTGTCGCAGGAGACGTTGGCCAAGGAGGACGTCGCCCTGGCCTCGGCGATCCAGCGGGGTTTCCTGCCGGGCGACCTGACGGGGGAGCCGGACGTGGAGGTGCGAAGCATCTTCAGGCCGATGTTCATGATCAGCGGCGACCTGTTTGGGTACCACTGGGACCCGGAGGACAGGGTGCTGAACGGATACCTGTTCGACCTGATGGGGCACGGCGTCCCGGCGGCCCTGCAGACGTCGGCGATGCTGGTGCTCTTCCGCCAGGCCTTCGAGGACGAGGAGATGATAGGGACGAGCCTGCTGGAGAAGCTGCAGTGGGTGAACGCCATAGCAGCCGAGAGGTTCCTGTCGGAATCCTTCGCCGCCGCGATATGCTTCAGCCTGAACCTGCGCGAGATGAGCCTGTCCTACTGCTCTGCGGGGGTGAACGCGTTCCTTCACGGGTCGGGCGGGGTGATGAGCAAGGCATCGTCGCCCGGGTCGCTGCTGGGGCTGTCAAGGAGGGTGGAGTTCGGCACGGGAGAGATCTCGACCAAGAGCGGGGACTACTTCATCTTCACTAGCGACGGCTTCCTCGACCTGATGCATGGGTCGGAAGACCTGGCAATGTCGTTCAACGAGGCGTACGATCACCTGTTCACCATAGGCTACTCGGGCGCGAGCAAGGACGACTTGTCCGCCCTGTGCGTGCACGTCCGCTGA
- a CDS encoding methionine adenosyltransferase, whose amino-acid sequence MASERFLFSSESVTEGHPDKVADQISDGVLDAILAEDPTGRVACEVLCTTGMVMVAGEITTATYVDIPKLARDIIKDIGYTRAKYGFDGDTCAVLTAIDEQSRDIARGVDKALEVRELQVSEEDIARTGAGDQGMMYGFACNETEEYMPMPIALAHRLARQLSKVRKEGTIPYLRPDGKTQVTLEYEGGKAVRADTIVVAAQHHPEATLDEIRADIIEYVVAPIVPGHLMKDGTRILVNPTGRFVKGGPMADSGLTGRKIIVDTYGGWVAHGGGAFSGKDPTKVDRSAAYMARYVAKNVVAAGLADQCQIQLAYAIGVAEPVSIMLDTMGTGKIPDEKVSEIVREHFDFRPAAIIRDLQLCKPQYKRLAAYGHMGRIDLDPLPLWEWTDRAQALAAAAK is encoded by the coding sequence TTGGCGAGCGAGCGTTTTCTGTTTTCTTCTGAGTCCGTGACGGAGGGACACCCGGACAAGGTGGCCGACCAGATCTCGGACGGCGTTCTGGATGCAATCCTGGCCGAGGATCCGACGGGCAGGGTGGCATGCGAGGTGCTCTGTACCACTGGCATGGTGATGGTGGCGGGGGAGATCACCACGGCTACCTACGTGGACATCCCGAAGCTGGCCAGGGACATAATCAAGGACATAGGCTACACCAGGGCGAAGTACGGCTTCGACGGGGACACCTGCGCGGTGCTGACGGCGATTGACGAGCAGTCCAGGGACATAGCGCGGGGCGTGGACAAGGCTCTAGAGGTGCGCGAGCTCCAGGTGTCCGAGGAGGACATCGCACGGACGGGTGCGGGCGACCAGGGGATGATGTACGGCTTCGCCTGCAATGAGACCGAGGAGTACATGCCCATGCCGATAGCTCTGGCCCACCGGCTTGCCAGGCAGCTCTCCAAGGTGCGCAAGGAGGGGACGATCCCCTACCTGCGCCCGGACGGAAAGACCCAGGTCACCCTTGAATACGAGGGGGGCAAGGCCGTGCGCGCCGACACAATCGTGGTGGCCGCCCAGCACCACCCGGAGGCGACCCTGGACGAGATAAGGGCCGACATCATCGAGTATGTGGTAGCGCCGATAGTGCCCGGACACCTGATGAAGGACGGGACCAGGATCCTGGTGAACCCGACCGGACGCTTCGTCAAGGGGGGGCCGATGGCTGACTCGGGCCTCACCGGAAGAAAGATCATCGTCGACACCTACGGTGGATGGGTGGCGCACGGAGGGGGCGCCTTCTCGGGCAAGGACCCGACCAAGGTGGACAGGTCGGCGGCCTACATGGCGCGCTACGTGGCCAAGAACGTTGTGGCGGCGGGACTTGCCGACCAGTGCCAGATTCAGCTGGCCTACGCCATAGGGGTGGCAGAGCCGGTGTCGATCATGCTGGACACCATGGGAACGGGGAAGATCCCCGACGAGAAGGTATCGGAGATAGTGCGAGAGCACTTCGACTTCCGCCCCGCGGCCATAATTCGCGACCTTCAGCTGTGCAAGCCCCAGTACAAGCGGCTTGCGGCCTACGGGCACATGGGCAGAATCGACCTTGATCCCCTGCCTCTCTGGGAGTGGACCGACAGGGCCCAGGCCCTGGCCGCGGCGGCTAAATAG